A genomic stretch from Hemicordylus capensis ecotype Gifberg chromosome 1, rHemCap1.1.pri, whole genome shotgun sequence includes:
- the NRDE2 gene encoding nuclear exosome regulator NRDE2 isoform X3, giving the protein MCLVTSLEDKVSSVGSQSIWLDEVQGLTSEVFRTDKKPDPANWQYKSLYRGNIARYRRRSNFCLGIDVKKQWISWESSVAEKKQSHKRLERYFTKGGLKLLSLDGVPVCGKRQSSSPGSCTWIPVSQLDKDDVPTTSCVNPLGVYDPLTTLWLQGKGPPERDALKRPEPQENCESGNSGLMTKVEEYNRKIRENPRDVKTWMDFVSFQDELMRGPSCYSVSEGEREMRKKSLKLVLEKKLAILERAIESNPNDVDLKLARLKLCTEFWEPSAVIKEWQKLVFLHPNNPVLWQKYLLFCQSQFSTFAVLKVHSLYGKCLSTLSAVQDGSMVSHPALPGTEEAMLAIFLQQCHFLRQAGHSEKAVSLFQALIDFTFFKPDNVKDLPTRGQVEFFEPFWDSGEPRIGEKGAKGWKAWMHQQEKGGWVVINPPDEDEEDIEEEQEIKDKSLPKWQNWLHIERSREAKHWLPWRPDKTKKQTLEDCEDPERQVLFDDLGPSLIQISSPDLQFQLLCSFLQFLGVPCGCSLLPTFLYTAMDENNIFDNGQHNQAGPLTSFDLPLSGISSIGHMDSMIQGRKQVGHSKEGEELIQNFFHMMLPLFSGKENSDLSLFWLQYEISKVIQCLKTENKKKLKSQGKKSKKLAKNLLKAPENRNNLSLWQLYAYLEWLLGNTEDARKVFDMSLSMVGTAGIQNPQFCKLGLLYAELEVELLGTQEGALESRAVHILTKLAERGPYAPYSGQALSVNILKARKTYEHLLQDYLNESCCTSNQEQISSSSPLVGLVGCYTLFQYLTLGIDSAVLIYKQVYEKLKGHGRLGSQDFTTALEAVTLMHASLLRYHMKMNVYPLNPLREVLLGALKLYPSNQPLWRAYIQVQSKTHNASKARRFVDGVTRTTKSLEPWLFAIRAEQMRKMLVESVQRVATGDVYATIPETGLTNRIRALFERAIETENGAHCPLLWRLYLYFMVSLGNKEKSKGLFFRALQNCPWTKVLYMDAIEYFPDELQEMVDLMTEKELRVRVPIEELELLLED; this is encoded by the exons CTTAGAAGACAAAGTCTCCAGTGTGGGCAGTCAGTCTATTTGGCTTGATGAAGTCCAGGGTCTGACATCAGAAGTATTCAGAACAGATAAGAAACCAGACCCTGCAAACTGGCAATACAAGTCACTCTATCGAGGGAACATTGCAAG ATACAGGAGGAGGAGCAACTTCTGTCTTGGCATTGATGTAAAGAAGCAGTGGATATCCTGGGAAAGTTCTGTGGCAGAGAAAAAGCAATCCCATAAGCGACTTGAACGCTATTTCACAAAAGGTGGCCTGAAGCTCTTGAGTCTAGATGGCGTGCCCGTCTGTGGTAAAAGGCAGAGTTCTTCCCCTGGCTCATGTACTTGGATACCAGTTTCACAACTGGACAAAGATGATGTTCCTACTACAAGCTGTGTTAATCCTCTTGGGGTTTATGATCCACTGACCACATTATGGCTACAAGGAAAAGGACCCCCTGAGCGTGATGCACTAAAACGGCCTGAACCTCAAGAGAACTGTGAGAGTGGAAACTCTGGTCTAATGACAAAAGTGGAAGAATATAACAGAAAGATCAGAGAGAACCCCAGGGATGTCAAAACATGGATGGATTTTGTTTCTTTTCAG GATGAACTCATGAGAGGTCCCAGCTGTTACTCAGTCAGCGAGGGAGAGCGAGAAATGAGAAAGAAATCGCTCAAGCTAGTTCTTGAGAAGAAgctggccattttggaaagaGCTATTGAAAGTAATCCAAACGATGTCGACCTAAAACTGGCCAGGTTGAAGCTCTGCACAGAGTTCTGGGAGCCGTCTGCTGTAATCAAAGAATGGCAAAAACTGGTTTTCTTGCATCCCAATAACCCAGTGTTGTGGCAGAAATATCTCTTGTTCTGTCAGAGTCAGTTCAGCACCTTTGCTGTCTTAAAAGTCCATAGTCTCTATGGCAAATGCTTGAGCACTTTGTCAGCTGTCCAGGATGGCAGTATGGTGTCTCATCCTGCACTGCCAGGCACAGAGGAAGCCATGCTGG CCATCTTTCTTCAGCAATGCCATTTCCTTAGGCAGGCAGGCCATTCGGAGAAAGCTGTATCTTTGTTCCAGGCCCTGATTGACTTTACGTTTTTTAAACCTGATAATGTAAAGGATCTGCCAACAAGGGGGCAG GTGGAGTTCTTTGAACCATTTTGGGACAGCGGTGAGCCTCGAATCGGAGAGAAAGGTGCAAAAGGCTGGAAGGCCTGGATGCATCAGCAAGAAAAGGGTGGTTGGGTTGTCATCAATCCACCTG ATGAAGATGAGGAAGACATAGAGGAAGAACAAGAAATAAAGGATAAATCTCTGCCCAAATGGCAAAACTGGCTGCATATTGAACGTTCCCGTGAAGCAAAGCACTGGTTGCCCTGGCGGCCGGACAAAACAAAGAAACAGACGTTAGAAGATTGTGAAGATCCAGAGAGACAG GTTTTATTTGATGACCTTGGTCCATCATTAATACAAATTTCCAGCCCAGATCTTCAATTTCAGCTGCTCTGCTCATTTTTACAGTTTTTAGGGGTTCCATGTGGATGTAGTcttcttcctaccttcctttaCACAGCAATGGATGAGAACAACATATTTGACAATGGGCAGCACAACCAAGCAGGACCTCTGACTTCTTTTGACTTGCCACTCTCTGGAATCAGTAGTATTGGTCATATGGATTCAATGATCCAAGGAAGAAAGCAAGTGGGACACTCTAAGGAAGGGGAAGAGCTCATACAGAATTTCTTCCATATGATGCTGCCCCTGTTTTCAGGAAAGGAAAACTCTGACCTTTCCCTCTTTTGGCTTCAGTATGAAATCTCTAAG GTCATTCAGTGTCtgaaaactgaaaataaaaagaaactAAAATCACAGGGCAAGAAGAGCAAAAAATTAGCCAAAAACCTCCTTAAGGCACCCGAGAACAGAAACAACCTTTCTCTTTGGCAGTTGTATGCTTATCTGGAGTGGTTGCTTGGCAACACAGAAGATGCTAGAAAAGTGTTTGATATGTCTCTGAGCATGGTGGGAACTGCTGGAATCCAAAACCCCCAGTTCTGTAAACTTGGCCTGCTTTATGCTGAACTGGAAGTGGAGTTGCTGGGGACGCAAGAAGGAGCTCTGGAGTCGCGGGCTGTTCATATATTGACTAAGCTGGCTGAAAGGGGTCCTTATGCACCTTACAGTGGGCAAGCGTTATCTGTGAATATTTTGAAAGCTCGGAAGACTTATGAGCATCTGCTCCAAGATTACTTAAATGAAAGCTGCTGCACCTCTAATCAAGAACAGATCAGCAGTTCCAGTCCCTTGGTTGGTTTGGTTGGTTGTTACACCCTTTTCCAATATTTAACTCTTGGGATTGATTCTGCAGTTTTAATATACAAGCAAGTTTATGAAAAGCTTAAAGGCCACGGAAGGCTTGGCAGCCAGGATTTTACCACCGCTCTTGAAGCGGTGACATTGATGCATGCAAGTTTGCTCAGATACCACATGAAAATGAACGTGTATCCTTTGAATCCCCTCCGAGAAGTTCTGTTGGGGGCTTTGAAGCTATATCCTAGCAACCAGCCTCTTTGGAGGGCATACATCCAGGTCCAAAGCAAGACTCACAATGCTAGCAAAGCCCGGCGTTTTGTTGATGGTGTCACGAGGACGACGAAATCGCTAGAACCCTGGCTGTTTGCAATCCGAGCAGAGCAGATGAGGAAAATGCTGGTAGAAAGTGTCCAGAG GGTAGCTACTGGAGACGTGTATGCAACAATTCCTGAAACTGGCTTAACCAATCGAATCAGAGCTTTATTTGAACGTGCCATCGAAACTGAAAATGGTGCCCATTGTCCATTGCTGTGGAGACTATATCTGTACTTTATG GTTTCTTTGGGAAATAAGGAAAAAAGTAAAGGACTGTTTTTTCGAGCACTTCAAAACTGTCCCTGGACAAAA GTACTCTATATGGATGCCATAGAATATTTTCCAGATGAGCTGCAAGAAATGGTTGATCTAATGACTGAGAAAGAGTTGAGAGTACGAGTTCCAATAGAAGAGCTGGAATTGCTGCTTGAAGACTAA